In Nostoc edaphicum CCNP1411, the sequence AGTCTCGGAAACCTAACCCCTCTAGCCCCCCTTCCCTACAAGGGAATGGGGGTTTCAAAGCCTCTCTCCGAAACGGAGAGAGGTTTGGAGAGGGGTTTCTAGTATACTTTGCGACTTTTCAAACAACCTCTTAAACCCGGTTATTCAGACGCGACGCTCGAATACTCGCTACCGCTGCGCTATCGATGACTCGCTAACGCTGCGCTATCCGCCAGTCATACAGAATACCCAACTGAATTCTGACTCCTGACTCCTGAATTATGTTCGATAAATTACAGCAATTTCAGGTAATTAAACCATAGTGTAGGGACGCAGATATATCTCTCTACAGCAGATTGTGGTTCAAATAGATGAAAAAGTTTATAAATCGCAATTTAACAAATCATAAAAAATCATATATGGCGGTTTGATTTTGGATGCAATATGTTGTATTGACGTACAGTTGTGTGCGTTCTTAAGAAGAACATAACAGATTACTACAACTTTGGAAACCAAAGCAACGCATTGCCTCTTGTATCTCATCAAATTAAAAACAGCTATCTTCTGTTCTCAAAATTGGGACTTGTGTTGATGTATTAATGAGAAAAACAGGACAAGTTTTGGAGTCTGGAGCAATTCTTCAATGCAGAGACGCAAATTAAGGAGATGCAATGTCAAATTTTGATCTGGTTATTCAGCTATTTCTGCAACTCACAGTTATTTTAGTCACTTGTCGCATTGTTACGATTTTAGGACGCCGCTATCTTGGTCAAACCGATGTTGTTTGCGAAATGATTGCGGGTGTAATGCTAGGACCATCTCTTTTAGGATTGATTGCACCAGATTTTCAGCAATGGCTATTTCCTAAGCTTCCAATCATCACAGCTTTAGGAGACAAAATACCCAATCCATCAATGTCGATTTTATATGCTATCAGCCAAATTGGGTTGGCAATTTATATGTTTTTGATTGGTTTAGAGTTTAACACCAAACTCTTAAAACATCATATCAAAAGTGCAAGCTTGCTATCTGCTGCCGGAATTATTACTCCTTTTATTTTAGGAGCGATCGCATCTTTTTGGTTTTATCACAATGGTAATTTCTTTCAACCAAAAGTCACGCCTTGGTCAGCCGCATTGTATCTAGGTGCGTCGATGACAATTACGGCTTTTCCGATGTTAGCTCGTATTCTTTACGAACGCGGTCTTGCACAAACCCGCTTTGGGACTTTGGCTTTAGGTGCAGCATCAGTAGATGATGCAGTTGCTTGGTGTTTACTAGCGATCGTCCTTGCTAGCGTGAAAAATTCTCTGAGCATTGCCATATTAGCAATTGGTGGTGGTATTTGCTACGTGCTATTTGCGATTTTTATCGGACAACCTCTACTGAGAGCATTCACACGCATGACAAAACGTGATGCAGGTGTGAACAGACAAACCTTGACCTTGATGTTGATAATTTTAATGTTTTGTGCATGGTTTACCGATGTCACAGGCATCTATGCAATATTTGGTGCTTTTGTCCTCGGAGCAGTGACACCACGCGGAGAATTTGCCCAACAAATTCGCCAATATACAGAGTTTATAACTACTTCTTTTCTGTTACCGATATTTTTTGTCTTCTCTGGATTAAACACTCAAATTGGACTGGTAAATACACCGACTTTGTGGGGAATTACGTTCTTAATTATTGCGATCGCAATTCTCGGTAAAGGTATTGCTTGCATGTTGGCTGCAAAATTGGCTGGCGAAAATTGGCGGGAATCAGCAACTATCGGCGCTCTGATGAATGCTCGTGGTTTGATGGAGTTAATCATCCTCAATATTGGTCTGGAGCAAGGTATAATTACTCCAACTTTATTCACAATTATGGTTATTATGGCAGTCATTACTACCCTGATGGCATCACCACTGGTTGCCTTTTTGTTGCATAATACAATTTATGATAATTCTTCCGCCTAAGCAAATTCAAATATAAAATTAATTACCTAGCAATTGGGTAATAATATCCACTTTGAGTCTGGTTATAAGCGCTAACTTGTTTATAGCTGCGTTTAAGCACTCCTACAAACCGAATACCTATAGGAATCAAATCTGATTCGGATAACTTATTTGCATAGGTAGAGAAATCTTAACTCTTAACAGGGAATAGCTGTGTGCTGAATTTTTCTCCGCAATCAAATATGAATCCTATATTACCTATTTTTTTGATATCGGTAATTCGTAATTTCTTCGAGATTTAGCTCTTAAAATCATCAAAATTCATGTTTCATGCCTGCTAATGCATCGTAACAGCAATTGACATAACAACAAAGCACAAATTACTCTTGGTTTGATCTAACAAACTTGACATTTTTCTGTCTTTTAAAGAATCATCTGATAGAAACCAGATAATTAATTGTGAGGAAACCATGCACATAGTTATTCTCGTTCTGGTTGAGGTGCTGATTGTTATTGGACTTTCAAGGCTAGTAGGATTAGCATTCCGTTCTATTAAGCAACCGCTGGTAATTGGTGAGATTGTCGCCGGAATTATGCTCGGCCCATCTTTATTTGGTTTAATTGCTCCCCATCTAGCAGTTACCTTGTTTCCACCAGAAACTTTTCCTTTTCTAAATGTTTTGTCTCAGGTGGGACTAATATTTTTCATGTTTCTGATTGGGCTAGAACTAAATCCTAAATACCTCAATAGTCAGCTAGAAGTAGCTGTTTTGACTTCTCATGTGAGTATTTTGGTGCCGTTTTCTCTAGGAACATTGCTAGCGGTAGTACTTTATCCTCTAGTTTCCAATGCAAGCGTATCCTTTACCGCCTTCGCCTTGTTTTTGGGGGCGGCGATGTCAATTACTGCCTTTCCAGTGTTGGCGCGAATCATTACTGAAAACAATTTACAAGGAACGCGTTTAGGAACCTTGGCGTTAACTTGTGCAGCGGTGGATGATGTGACAGCTTGGTGTCTTTTGGCAGTAGCGATCGCAGTTGCTCGAACTGGTGACTTTGCTGGTGCCATACCCACAATTATCGCCAGCATAATTTACATCGGCTTGATGTTGACGCTGGGACGTTGGTTTCTCCAGGGTCTTGTCAAACACTACCTTCGTGCAGGACGCCTCAGCCAATTGCTGCTAGCTGGGATTTATATGGGCGTGGTTGCGTCGGCACTCATCACCGAACTAATTGGTATTCACTTAATTTTTGGGGCATTTTTACTGGGAGCAGCCATGCCCAAAAATGAAGATTTAGTGCGGGAATTGGCAGTAAAAACCGAAGATTTTGTCCTGATATTCTTGCTGCCAATATTTTTTGCCTACAGTGGCTTACGGACGCAGATTGGCTTGCTCAACCGTCCAGAATTGTGGTTTTTGTGTGCGTTGGTTTTAGGAGTGGCGATCGCAGGCAAATATTTTGGCACTTATGTAGCGGCTCGTGTCAGTGGTATTAGTAAACGCGAAGCCTCGGCACTTGGTTGGTTAATGAATACTCGCGGCTTAACCGAACTAATAGTGCTAAACATTGGTCTAGAGTTAGGGGTAATTTCCCCCTTAATATTTACCATGCTGGTAATTATGGCATTGGTAACTACATTCATGACTTCGCCACTGCTGGAATGGACATACCCGAAGAAGCTGATCAGGTTAGATGTCATGGAACCGGAGTTGGAAGCAGAAACAGACGATACAGATACAGATGACACTGCTGAAAGTGTGACTTACCTTCGCCCCTACCGAATTTTAGTGCCAGTAGCTAATCCGAGTACCCAAAAAGGGTTGGTACAGTTGGCAGTAAGTATCGCTCTCAACTACCGACATCCCGCCATTGTTAACCCTCTTAGTCTGATTGAATTTGAAGAAGATTATGCCTTTGAAAGTACCCCACTTGAAGTAGACCGATTAATCGCCCAACGCCGCCACCAGCTAGAAGAATTGATTAATACTCTCGAACCGCTAGAGACACGCTCTTATGTGCACCCCATCGTTCGCACATCTAGCAATGTCGCACGGGAAACATCACAGATTGCCGCACTAGACCAAGTTGATTTAATTCTAGTGGGATGGCATCGTCCAGCTTTTAGTAGCAATCGCTTAGGTGGAAAAGTCGGTCAAATTCTCACCACTGCACCAGTTGATGTGGCAGTATTTGTAGACCGGGGAAGCGATCGCTTAGAAAGTTTGTTAGTGCCTTATTCTGCAAATATCCATGATGATTTGGCACTGATACTTGCGCTCAGACTGCTCATCAATCATGAAACTTGTATGTTGCAGGTTTTACACGTTTTACCCGAAAATCGTCTCAAGGATGAATTGAGTTACGAGCTAGACATGATGATTGAGCAATTACCGAGCAGTGTACGCGATCGCATTGAAATCAAAATTGTCCAGTCCCCAGAGCCAATCCAAGCCTTAATCGAAGCCTCAAAAAGTGTAGACCTGACAATTGCTGGCACCAGCCGCACTTGGGGTATTGAGCGTCAAACCTTGGGAAGATATACAGATCAACTAGCTATCCAATGCCGTTCCTCTCTGCTAATTACCCGCCGCTACAGTCAAGTCACCGCTCATCTAACTTCCATGCTTCCTGAAATTAGTAATCAAGAGGAGCCAGCGCTGTGGTAACCCAGTCGGCACAAGAGAGGGCTTGAAAAGAGGCAGAGGGGATAAACTCTTCTCCCTTGCTCCCCTGCTCTCCTGCTTCTTCCCCATTCCCCAGTTCAACACATGAATCATTTCAACTTCAAATCTTTAGCTTTTTACGGAGTAGCAATAAGTTCGGTGCTACTGTTGTTTAAAACTGTCAGCGTTTATGGGGAAAAAAATCTCAAGGCTCCTCCTCCAGTTAACGGCAGATATCGTCTAACGCTGGCTGAAAATTTGCCGAACTGTGAAAAATCGGATACCCTGACGTTAAACATTCAACAGTCGGGTATTTACTTAAATGCCTCTGTATTACCGGCAAACGCTAACGCCGATACTGACGAAAAGCACTCTCTGGCAGGCATCTTTAGAAATCAACAGTTAAATTTATCTGGGAAAGTTGGCAAATCAATCCTTTGTAATATTCCTCGCCCCCAAAATGATCCTCTAAACTCAGTCACAATTCAAATGCAACTTGTGGAAAAAGGTAGCATAACAGGTCAATTAACCATAGATGGCATCCCACAAACTCTAACATTTACCGCTATGCCCCAAAAAGCTGAGGAAAAATCTGATAAGTTAAACAGCCATTGAACTGGAGAATGGGGGCTGGGGATAGTAATCGTAAGCGCGAAGTAAACAGCAATGTGAGCGCATTGTATGGGTTTTATGGAGCAAATAAAAAGAATGGATCAGGGACTAAAGACTAGGCAATTTTGCCAATGGCGCAAGCAGCTATTTAGCATCAGTCTATTAGGCTTTTGTGCAGCGATCGCCCTTGAAACTTTCACTACTGCTGCTACACCACTGGCAAAGCTAAATAAATGGCGTTTTTCTACCAAAACACAGCAACTCGAAATCACCCTCTCAGCAGGCACAACTCCCCGTTATTTCTACTTAGCCCAGCCTCCTCGCCTTGTTGTAGATTTACCAAATACTAAGTTGGGCAACGTTACCACACAACAAAATTATTCTGGATCAATCAAAAGCATTCGCGTTTCTCAATTGAATGAGAACGACACGCGCATTGTCTTAGATTTAGCACCAGGCACAGCTTTTAATCCCAAACAAGTAAAACTACAACCCGTTTCCCCAAAAAACTCCACTCGCTGGGTATTACGTCCAGTTATTTCTGGTAAAACTGCTGTAGTCAAACCAGCAAACTCCCCACCTTCACCCAAGAAACTACCTCAACCGCCTACTAACCTACCCGTAACTACTACTAACGCACAACCACCCTTACTGACAGTACCACCTCCATCCAATGAACTGCCTTCAACAATTACTAATAACTTAGGACAGCCTTTTGTAACTGTACCTCCCCTAACTCCGAATACATCCTCTCAACAACCTGGTTTGATTCTTCCCCCTCCTTCTTTCCCAAATCAACCCGGTAATTTGAATAGCATTCCTCCTTTTGGTATGTCGGAATTTCCAGTTCCAACAGTCCCGAATGTTCCCGATGTCCAGGTGATCGAGTTTGGTCAACCCCTTCCTAAAAATAGATAGGAAGCAGTGGGAGATGAGGGGGACAAGGAAGAACCAGGGGAGCAGGGGAGCAGGGTGCAAGGGGGAGAATAAAAAATTACCTCTTTCTCCTCTGCTCTCTGCCCCTCTGCCTCTTTTCAATGCCCAATGCCCCATGCCCAATGCCAAATCTAAAATCTGTCCGTTTCTTGAGGTGTTCCAACTGCTCCTGGTTGAGCCGTGAAGAAGTTCTGAGCAGCTTCATTCTGATATATACACCTAATATCAGGTTTGTCACTGTCCAAGTTACCTGTGAAACCAAAGGTATTCAAGCGATTTTTGCAATCTCTTACCTGATCGTTAGTCACCAGCTTACGTTGCTCTAAAAGCGCCCAGTTATTTTGCCGGATTACGCATCCAGGACGCATACTGGGTTGGGCAACATAGACGTTGAAGGGGTTGAGAGTGACGAACAGTCTAGCGTCCATCACCATCGCGCTAGCTCCGTACTGCACACAAATCTCAGGGTTTGGTGCTTTGGTGTCAATGAATTCACGAGAAGCCACATTTGATGGCGCCAACGTGGTTGTAGAGCTAAAAGCAATGCCAATCCCAATTCCCAAAATCAATACCCCTCCCATAATGGCGATGGTGAAGAGGTTAAACATAGGGGATTGGAAAATAGAGGGTTTAGAAGTAGTAGCCGATCTACCAGTGGTTTTACGTCTCATTGTTGCTTAATCACCTTCACGCCTATTTGGCAGGGAGTGGTCTAAAGTTTGCTCCCTCTTTTCAGTATGCCTAGTCTTTAATGCAATTGTCTGTGATTTTCTGTGCTACGTTCACGGTAACTGAGAAAAATATGAGTTTATCTAGATAACTTAGTGGCCTTGATATCCTCCCAGCACTGTATTCAATACTTTAAATCAGTGGGAGATTCCAAATATCACTCTTTGGGCTTCCTCCCAATATTATTAATTTTACATTAGTTTAAAATAGCTAAATTTATTCTTGCCGACTTCACATAATATCTGGACAGAAGTTCAACTTTATGTCTTATTGCTTCTATCTGGAATAATTGGTGAGTATTTTTATTTATTTGATCTGATCGTTAACCAATTGTTGTTAGTTATGACCTTTGTTTTGTTTGACTTGTTAGTTAATTTTTTACTTCTTGTATTGATGGGTTATTATAGCACATTTTTGATGATTGTCAGATGAGCTTAATTCAATTTTCACTATTAAAACAGTCAGAATGCTGAGATTATCTAGCTTTTGTTGTTACTTTTCAATTTTTAGGATGAGATATTTTTGTTACCCCTAGTAATTGATGTGTAAAACAATGTAAATTAACACTTAATGAAATTTTGATAAGTAATTGAAAGCACGTGACATCTCAAAGAGCGCTACTTTCGGGCAAGAGGTTCAAAACTTCGCAACTTCAAATCTTCCTAGCTGATACTCTGACTATTTTTTGGGGAGATTGGTTAGATTTACGTGTGAGAATTGTACAAGTTGCTGCATCAGGATTAATATCTCCACTGATATATATTTTAGCTTTTGGCTTGGGTTTGGGTAGTTCTATCAAACCCGGCTCAGGGATTAGTGGTAATTATGACAACTATTTGGAATTCATATTACCGGGAATGGTGGCGCTATCATCCATGACGATTAGCTTTGGGGGAACGACATTTTCAATTTGTGGAGACAGACTATTTAGCAAAACCTTCGAGGAATTGTTGTTAACTCCTATACACCCCTTAGCGCTGCACATAGGTAAAATGCTGGCGGGAGTCGTGCGGGGGTTGATGACTTCCGGTTCAGTGATTTTGGTAGCGCTGCTGTTGACTGGAAACTGGAATTTTCTCAACCCACTATTTCTACTGTTGGTAGTGCTGAATTGTTCGGTATTTGCTGGTTTAGGTGTGATTGTGGGGTTGAGTGTGCGATCGCTCGAATCAGTTGGACTCTACAACAATTTTATAATTATCCCTATGTCATTCTTAGGAGCGACTTTCTTTGACCCTGCGACATTACCAGCTGCCCTTAAGGTTGTAGTTTACCTGTTACCGTTGACCTACGCCAGCATCGGACTGCGTGCAGCAGCTCATTTACCCTTGTCCCAGTTTCCTTGGTACAGCATACCGATTTTGCTGGTAATTGCGATCGCTCTTTCTTTGTGGGGTGGTTATAAATTCGCTCACCAACAGGATTAGAATAATTCGTAATTCGTTAAAGCCCCCATTACAAGCTGTGCTTTAACTGTTGGATTTTCTGTAAAACTTTTTCCCGATGCTGCGTCAGTTTGATCCATCGGGGTAGGCGACTGGCAAGACTGCCATTGTGCCAGCCTAATGTCTCATCTGGCAAACGTTCTCGCAACTTTGATTGCACATAACTTTCCAGGAAGTTCAAATGTGCTTCATTATACGCCCATAGCACGTGACCGCAACAAGAGGTTTGTAGCCACAAGGGCAAGCCAAAAAAATGGTCTAATATTCCATAGCTAGAATTTCTTGGAGCCATGTAATTGTTCTGCCACAATCGCAGTGCAAGTTTTCCTTTGGCAACATTTGACTGTTGTTTTGTATAGCTACAGTGCTGACAGATAATTCTTTTGATGGAACTAAGACTTGATTGCTCAGAATTCACAGTCAATATCTTGGCAATGCGATCGCATTGGGGACAACGAACTAAAATTTCTTGCTCAAAATCAGAAAGCCGTTTGCTATAGTCTCGAAATCTTATAACCATTTCATATCAAGCCTGGTACTTAGTGCCGCGTTAAGACAGCAATGAACAACGGTTTATTAGAAGTCAGGATAATTTTATGATTCACATATTGTCTAATCTGTCAACGTATCAGTTCTAATTTAGATTTTTTATAAAGATTGCGTGAAATTACTAGTTATCGTGATAAAGCATTACAAGAATTGCTTTATAAATCAACCTATGAGTAGATATCAACTCAGTGAGCAAGCACACATTAACCACTATTTATCTAGCAGATAGATAGCAGTTGAAAAGTGAGTTTTTGCTGTTTGATTTAACCCATGCGGTATAGCATTCTCTTAACCAATATGAAAAGGACACAAATATGACTACAATTGCAACCAAAATAGCCTTATCTGTTCTAGGAGCAGCAGGAATTAGTCTTTTGTCTTGGACACCAGCAAGAGCCGTCATTTTTGTAGAACCCATCGTGACGACTGTGAATGAAGACATATTCAAAACGAGAGAACCAAGAACCCTTGGGCCAAATATTCTACCAGGACAAAGAATAGAATATGGTGTCCCAGATAGAGCTAACAACTTAATAAATGGCACTGGCAATAATATAGGAAGCTTCATTTTTGACTTACAAACGCTGTTCTATACTAATGCCGATTCTAATCCATCATTTGATAATGAGCCGGTAGAGTGGGGAGATGTTGATGGAGATGGAAAGATTGGTTTCTCTAGTATTCCTGGTCTAGAGGATATCTTTACAAACGTTACCGTCGAAGGCAACATTCTTACTTATAGTGGTGGCGTAATCCCAGACGGAGGCATATTTTACAATCTATTTTCTACCAAGCCCGATTTAACCCCAGGTGGTGGAATCATTCCAGCAATACCAGAAGATCAAGAGGATAGAGATGGGCCGATCCGGGTGGGTGCTTCTTACACTGCCATTCCTGAATCAACTAATGTTTTGGGTGTACTCGTCTTTGGCGCTTTAGGACTAGCTTTCAAACTAAAGCGATCGCTACACTGTTAAAGCTGTTACTGGGGACTGGGGATTAGGGACTGGGAACTAGTGATAACTGACAATCAGCAATGCCCCATTCCCCATGCCCTCATTTTGTAATTAACTCACCATACACCGCTAGTGTTTCCTGATGGACGCGGGCAACACTAAGACGCTCTAGGTTTTTATTTGCCCGTTGTTTCCACTCGTCCAGCATCTCGGCATTACTCAGTAATTGCACTAAGACCCCAGCCAAAGCATTACTATCTTTTACTGGCACTAAAAGACCTGCTTGCCCATTATCCAAAGCTTCAGGAATCCCATCTACCTGAGTACCAACGATCGCAATTCCAGTTTCTCTCGCTTCTGAAAGTACCAGAGGGCAAGGGTCACGATGGGAAGCCAGCACAAATATGTCACAAGATATCAGATAGCGTTGAGGTTCTGGTTGGAAACCTTCAAAATGAATGCGTTCTTTTACAGAAGTTGCTTGTGCCTGTGCCTCAAATAGCTGTTTATCAGGGCCATTTCCTACCAGATAAAGATGCGCTTGGGGAAAATCTGAGGCAATTTGTTCAAAGGCGGCGATTAACTCAGCAATTCCCTTACGTTGATACATCCCAGCTACAGTCGCGATCGCTGGATGCTGTAATGGTAGAGGTTGATAATCTTGTATTTGTCGAGTGCGGGGACTGCCCAAAGTTCCGTTACATACCACCCGCAACTTGTTTTCTGGAATACCGCGCCTAAACATAGAATCTTGCACAGCCTTACTGACAGCAATTACCCTGTCAGCCAAACCCATCAGCAGACTTGCACGTTGAAATTCGTTGTGTACTGTCGAAATTAAAGCATATTTGTTTCCTTTAAAAATACGTGCTAATATCACTCCCGTCATCATGTGGGCGTGAACAATATCCGGCTGAAATTCAGCTGCGATCGCTCGGTAACGCATAACTGCTTTGATCATACTTATCGGTTTCCGGCTTTGGTCTAGTTGGTAGTGTTTGACACCAAAAATATCTAGTAAAGTCTCGTACTCACCACCAGCAGAAACAACCGCTACTTCATAACCAGATTTTGCCTGTAGACAAGCTAGATCCACAGCCACATTCACAATACCGTTACCTATTTCTTGAACGTGGTTCAAAATATGTATGATTCGCATAATCTTTAAGATGTGTATAAAAAATAAAGATAAGTAACTGAGTGTGAATCTGCATAATTATTGAGTTCTTCAGTGACAACTCAAAATTAGTCAGTAGTGCGTAAAAATGACCACTTACTACTGACTAAAAGCGTTTCTAACTAGTTACTTAGCTTAAAGACTTATTCAGTAACGGCTCGATAAATCGGGGTAAAACTCCAAAATCGTCCTTGTTAGAATTCCCCATTTCCCTCTCTTGGTCACTACTGAAATACTTTTCTGACTTTACAAAAACAGCAATTTGCCTGATGATAAAAAAGAAATAAATAGTAATAAATAATTCGTTACTACTGTTAGTATTTGTGTGAAAACCTAGTAAATATAAAGCTTCAGTCAGTTTGAGTTGACCTCATAACCTTATCTTGAAGTAACAAAATGGTAACTCCACATACTCCCCACTTTCAATTAAATTCCATAATTCCCCTCTCATATACGCATAGCCTGGTCTTCATCGATATGGCGGTTGAAGACTATCAGACTTTGGTTAACGGTGTTATCCCCCACACCGAAGTATTTGTTCTTGACTCGACACAGAACGGTGTTGGGCAAATTACGGAGATTTTGGCGACTCGCGCTGACCAAAATATTAGCAGCATTCATATTGTTTGCCACGGTGCCCCCGGTAGTTTGCAACTGGGCAACACTCACTTGGGACTCGATACCCTCAAGCACCATAGCCCGCAACTGCAACAATGGCAGAAGATATTTTCCGATTCTTCCAAAATCGATAAACCATTAGTTACATCCGCTACAACATCTGTAGCCAACTTACTCATCTATGGTTGCAACGTAGCTTCCGGTGATGTGGGGGCAGAATTTATTGCTAAACTGCACCAACTTACAGGAGCAAATATTGCTGCTTCGCGTCAGCAGATAGGCAATGCAGCATTAGGAGGTAATTGGGAACTAGAAGTACGCACCGATGAGATGGAAGTGACTCTAGCTTTTGCAGAAACGACGCGAGAAGCTTACGCAGGAATACTGGCGAAGTTCACAGTAAATGATACCGGAGATGCAGATGATGGTGATGCGAACAATGGCATTACCACACTTCGGGAAGCAATTAACTTAGCGAATGCTACTCCAGGGGATGATGTGATCACTTTTGGGGGTGTATTCACGGATAACACCCCAGATGTAATTACCCTGACCTCTGGGCAACTGACGATTACTGATGATCTTACCATCTTGGGCACTGGGTCATCTTTGCTTACCGTGAGTGGAAATAATGCTTCCAGAGTGTTCGAGATATCAGGATTAGTAACAGATGTTAGCATTGATGGTTTGGCGATCGCTAATGGTAATGATAGCGGTATTAAAACTAACAACAATACCATTCTCAGCCTAACTAACAGCACCGTTTCTGACAATACAGGAAGCGGCATTTTTAACGAAACCTATACCAACGTCAGTCTAACTAACAGCACCGTTTCTGACAATACAGGAAGCGGCATCTTTAACGGAGGCTATAGTAGCCTAAGTATATCTAACAGCAATGTTTCTGGAAATACGGGAAGCGGCATCTTTAACGAAGGAGGCACAGTCAGTCTAACTAATAGCATTGTCTCTAGCAATACTGAAAGCGGCATCTTCAACACCATCACTGGTATTCCTACGTACAGACTTAATGCTGGTAACATCAGGGTTATAAATAGCACTGTCTCAGGTAATACGAAAACTGGGATCTATAACCGAGACAGCATTCTCTGGCTTAACAATAGTACTGTCTCAAACAATACAGGAAGCGGTATTTCTAACTTATCTATCAAAGATGAGTATATCTTTTTTTCCAGTTCAGTTACCCTGACAAACAGTACTGTATTTGGGAATACAAACACTACTGAGGGCGGCGGCATCTATAACAACGACGCCCTCACCCTCATCAACACCACAATTACTAATAACACAGCTGACTCTAACGCCGATGGGACTGGCGACGGTGGCGGCGTTTTCAACGATGGTGGGACTATAACCGTTGGGAACAGCATCATTGCCGGTAACTTCGACAACTCCACCTCCAGCAACATCACGCCCGATGTGGCTGGTAGTTTTAGCGACTCTGGCAATAACCTAGTTGGTAATAATACTGGTAGTACTGGTTTGACTACCAGCACCTTAGTGGGCACCAACGCCAGCCCCATTAATCCCCAACTCAGCCCTCTACAAAATAATGGTGGTGCAACATTAACTCAAGCTTTACTTGCGGGTAGTCCCGCCATTGATGCAGGCAATAATTCCCTAGTTAGTGCCAGCACAGACCAAAGAGGCCCTGGATTTGACCGAATATCCAACGGTGTGGTTGATATTGGTGCTTATGAAGTCCAATTCACTAGCCAACCACCTATTAATACTGACACAGTAGTAACTAACACCAATGATTCTGGGGCAGGATCGTTGCGACAGGCTATTCTCAATGCCAATGCTACTGCTGGGGCGGATACGATTACTTTTGCGGGCGTGTTCACCGATGACACCCCAGATATCATCACCCT encodes:
- a CDS encoding DUF4347 domain-containing protein, with protein sequence MVTPHTPHFQLNSIIPLSYTHSLVFIDMAVEDYQTLVNGVIPHTEVFVLDSTQNGVGQITEILATRADQNISSIHIVCHGAPGSLQLGNTHLGLDTLKHHSPQLQQWQKIFSDSSKIDKPLVTSATTSVANLLIYGCNVASGDVGAEFIAKLHQLTGANIAASRQQIGNAALGGNWELEVRTDEMEVTLAFAETTREAYAGILAKFTVNDTGDADDGDANNGITTLREAINLANATPGDDVITFGGVFTDNTPDVITLTSGQLTITDDLTILGTGSSLLTVSGNNASRVFEISGLVTDVSIDGLAIANGNDSGIKTNNNTILSLTNSTVSDNTGSGIFNETYTNVSLTNSTVSDNTGSGIFNGGYSSLSISNSNVSGNTGSGIFNEGGTVSLTNSIVSSNTESGIFNTITGIPTYRLNAGNIRVINSTVSGNTKTGIYNRDSILWLNNSTVSNNTGSGISNLSIKDEYIFFSSSVTLTNSTVFGNTNTTEGGGIYNNDALTLINTTITNNTADSNADGTGDGGGVFNDGGTITVGNSIIAGNFDNSTSSNITPDVAGSFSDSGNNLVGNNTGSTGLTTSTLVGTNASPINPQLSPLQNNGGATLTQALLAGSPAIDAGNNSLVSASTDQRGPGFDRISNGVVDIGAYEVQFTSQPPINTDTVVTNTNDSGAGSLRQAILNANATAGADTITFAGVFTDDTPDIITLTSGKLTITDDLTILGTGASNLSISGNNSSGVFEISGIGTDTSINGLKIANASNNFGSIFLNSNASLNLTNSTVSGSTGSVGGIFNRGSLSLTNTTVSDNRGSSLGGGIFNTGNLSLINSSISNNIASIQYDLAYGGGIFNTGNLSITGSTFSNNIVFASGFERNRPNPLPSYGGSIYNSGTVNLNYSTISDSTAESGGGIYNSGIFNLSNSTISGNRGYIDGGGISNSGTLTLANSTITNNSAQDFYVRNADGGGIFNDSDGTVIAGNTIIAGNFNKNLYDSSEFPILKPDVSGNFTDVGNNLIGDNTGSTGFTTNSIVGNSVNPIDPKLGSLENNGGVTLTNAPLVGSPAINAGNNALIPVSVTTDQRGAGFDRISGSKVDIGAYEVQTFAGDGGQNKFVIGLNEGTQIITNFGGVGKGTNPTNAVIAEADNLKFEGTGLTARNLLLTQNSSNLVVSFENLANSPNVILQNFDLEKLDNLRKSTGASVDLGNILFDGQTSIEDSFDVFDANSTQSTVFGKNRVTFVNDLNNNVNGLDNSNDVINGQGGNDRIDGKSGNDLLRGGAGDDTLIGGSGNDILIGGAGNDILTGGSGNDQFVYQALSDIGDTITDFNQSEDQLDLSDLFRSLDDSRIPGINQYLQFVQSGTSTQVQIDPDGFGGIESFSTFVTLNNFTATNLVVGTNVFV